The Apodemus sylvaticus chromosome 5, mApoSyl1.1, whole genome shotgun sequence genome has a segment encoding these proteins:
- the LOC127684520 gene encoding olfactory receptor 4F15-like, with protein sequence MEGMNQSVVSEFVFLGLTNSWDIQLFLFVFSSIFYVASMMGNSLIVFTVASDPHLHSPMYFLLANLSFIDLGISSVTSPKMICDLFKKHKVISFRGCVTQIFFIHVIGGVEMVLLIAMAFDRYVAICKPLHYLTIMNPRMCILFSVASWVVGLMHSLVQLAFVVNLPFCGPNVLDSFYCDFPRFIKLACSDTYRLELLVSINSGFMSVGSFFILIISYIVIIFTVQKHSSSGSSKALSTLSAHVTVVVLFFGPVMFFYTWPSSYTHLDKFLAIFDAIITPFLNPVIYTLRNQEMKMAMMRVFSKLMGYRQILKHLNFEQP encoded by the coding sequence ATGGAAGGCATGAATCAGTCTGTGGTGTCAGAGTTTGTGTTCCTGGGACTCACCAACTCTTGGGACATCCAACTATTTCTTTTTGTGTTCTCCTCCATATTTTATGTGGCAAGCATGATGGGAAACTCACTAATTGTGTTCACTGTGGCTTCAGACCCTCACTTACACTCTCCAATGTACTTTCTGTTGGCTAACCTCTCTTTTATTGACTTGGGTATTTCTTCTGTTACTTCTCCCAAGATGATTTGTGACCTATTCAAAAAGCATAAAGTCATCTCTTTTAGAGGCTGTGTCACTCAAATCTTCTTCATCCATGTCATTGGTGGTGTGGAGATGGTGCTTCTCATAGCCATGGCCTTTGACAGATATGTGGCCATATGTAAGCCTCTCCATTACCTGACCATTATGAACCCAAGGATGTGCATCTTGTTTTCAGTGGCCTCCTGGGTAGTTGGCCTTATGCATTCTCTGGTTCAACTGGCGTTTGTAGTAAATTTACCATTCTGTGGACCAAATGTGTTGGACAGCTTCTACTGTGACTTTCCCCGGTTCATCAAACTTGCTTGCTCAGATACATACAGACTAGAATTACTGGTCTCAATCAATAGTGGGTTCATGTCTGTGGGCTCCTTCTTCATACTGATCATTTCCTATATTGTCATCATTTTTACTGTTCAGAAACACTCCTCAAGTGGTTCCTCCAAGGCTCTGTCTACACTTTCGGCTCATGTTACTGTCGTGGTTTTATTCTTTGGTCCTGTGATGTTTTTCTATACATGGCCTTCTTCTTATACACACCTGGATAAGTTTCTGGCCATATTTGATGCAATCATCACACCCTTTCTGAACCCAGTGATCTATACATTGAGGAATCAAGAAATGAAAATGGCAATGATGAGAGTATTCAGCAAGCTAATGGGTTATAGGCAAATTCTTAAACACTTGAACTTTGAACAGCCTTAA